In one Acidimicrobium ferrooxidans DSM 10331 genomic region, the following are encoded:
- a CDS encoding enoyl-CoA hydratase/isomerase family protein: MVERWPAVAEGREELVVDERRDGVAWVWLNRPGQRNATTGPLVEALGEALRRTEGARAVVIGGVGRTFSAGRDLTEIDPDHDDAEGVLAGTYHPLFEQLRSLSAPTIAAIHGAALGTGLGIALACDLVVAARSCRLGSPFARLGAAPDSGAHEALWRVLGRWRAMWLIATGELLPADDPRVAPLVSLVVDDETFERAVADLAARVASGPTQALLASRALFEELGGEGRRRGLAAEAHLQGQLAGTDDFHEGMRAFQERRDPRFIGR, encoded by the coding sequence GTGGTCGAGCGATGGCCGGCTGTGGCCGAGGGGCGCGAGGAGCTCGTCGTCGACGAACGCCGTGACGGCGTTGCGTGGGTGTGGCTGAACCGCCCGGGCCAGCGCAACGCGACCACGGGACCTCTCGTGGAGGCGCTCGGCGAGGCGCTCCGACGGACGGAGGGGGCCAGAGCCGTCGTGATCGGAGGGGTCGGCCGCACGTTCTCGGCCGGTCGTGATCTCACCGAGATCGACCCGGACCATGACGATGCCGAGGGTGTGCTGGCAGGGACGTACCATCCGCTCTTCGAACAGCTGCGCTCACTCTCGGCACCGACCATCGCGGCGATTCATGGGGCTGCGCTCGGTACGGGTCTTGGGATCGCGCTCGCCTGTGACCTGGTCGTAGCGGCTCGCTCCTGTCGCCTCGGGTCGCCCTTCGCTCGTCTCGGGGCCGCGCCCGACTCTGGCGCGCACGAGGCGCTCTGGCGCGTGCTCGGACGTTGGCGGGCGATGTGGTTGATCGCGACCGGCGAACTCCTCCCGGCTGACGATCCGAGGGTTGCGCCGCTCGTGTCGCTCGTGGTCGACGACGAAACCTTCGAGCGCGCCGTCGCCGACCTCGCAGCACGGGTTGCCAGCGGCCCGACGCAGGCACTGCTGGCATCCCGGGCGCTGTTCGAGGAGCTCGGCGGCGAAGGTCGCCGCCGAGGCTTGGCTGCCGAGGCGCACCTGCAAGGCCAGCTCGCCGGCACCGATGACTTCCATGAGGGGATGCGCGCGTTCCAGGAGCGACGCGATCCGAGGTTCATCGGTCGATGA
- a CDS encoding enoyl-CoA hydratase/isomerase family protein, giving the protein MVGDYPHLHVAVDGLVATLAIDRPEAANALSLELVNEVHRALDDLRDAPHLLVVTSAVPGRFVAGADIAELLARGEEDALRAINVDLFDRIARWRWPTVAAIDGPAVGGGLELAMACDLRVASTRSWFRQPEVGLGIVAGAGAHRRLVDLVGLGRARRMLLAGVRVEAAEAYEWGLVDVVDDDPVGSAVALARSMASQSLRALEFTKLVLASVERPSTRTVDILAQAVLFESDEKRARMGAFLEQRQRRGSTGPGAGDPGGR; this is encoded by the coding sequence GTGGTAGGGGACTACCCGCACCTGCACGTCGCGGTCGACGGTCTCGTGGCCACGCTGGCGATCGATCGACCAGAGGCGGCGAACGCCCTCTCGCTCGAGCTGGTCAACGAGGTCCATCGTGCGCTCGATGATCTGCGTGATGCCCCGCACCTGCTCGTGGTGACGAGCGCCGTGCCCGGTCGGTTCGTGGCGGGGGCCGACATCGCAGAACTCCTCGCTCGCGGCGAGGAGGATGCCCTTCGGGCCATCAACGTCGATCTGTTCGATCGGATCGCCAGGTGGCGTTGGCCCACGGTCGCCGCCATCGACGGCCCTGCGGTCGGCGGCGGCCTGGAGCTGGCGATGGCCTGTGACCTTCGCGTCGCTTCCACGCGAAGCTGGTTTCGTCAGCCCGAGGTTGGACTCGGTATTGTCGCCGGTGCGGGCGCGCACCGACGTCTGGTCGATCTCGTCGGGCTCGGTCGCGCGCGCCGGATGCTCCTGGCGGGCGTTCGTGTCGAGGCGGCCGAGGCCTACGAGTGGGGCCTTGTCGACGTCGTCGACGACGATCCGGTGGGGAGCGCCGTCGCTCTGGCGAGGTCGATGGCGTCCCAGTCGCTGCGCGCACTCGAGTTCACGAAGCTGGTCCTCGCCAGCGTCGAGCGGCCCTCGACGCGAACGGTGGACATCCTCGCACAGGCGGTGCTCTTCGAGAGCGATGAGAAGCGTGCGCGCATGGGGGCGTTCCTCGAGCAACGACAGCGACGGGGATCGACGGGCCCTGGCGCGGGTGATCCGGGGGGGAGGTGA
- a CDS encoding 3-hydroxyacyl-CoA dehydrogenase family protein, with protein sequence MGRDHPGVLGQPPAIRTIVVIGGGTMGSGIAAQAVVAGRDVTVVEVSDAAARQTVERVERLLDQAVAHGAERSAFGAVAARSGLDAVVAADLVIESVPEVVELKREVLHSASKIARRDAIFATNTSSIQVADLASSVQDPSRFGGLHFFNPVLPSQLIEVVVGGATSEATTDALVAAARGFGKEPIVVRDRPGFATSRLGVLLGLEAARMLEEEVASAEDIDRGMQLGYRHPVGPLRLSDLVGLDVRLQIARYLAVHLGSRFEPPQILIDKVARGELGRKSGRGFFEW encoded by the coding sequence GTGGGACGAGATCATCCCGGTGTTCTAGGGCAACCGCCAGCCATTCGCACGATCGTCGTGATCGGGGGCGGCACCATGGGGTCGGGCATCGCCGCCCAGGCGGTCGTGGCGGGCCGAGACGTCACGGTCGTCGAGGTCTCTGACGCAGCTGCTCGCCAGACGGTCGAGCGTGTCGAGAGGCTCCTCGACCAGGCGGTCGCTCATGGCGCCGAGCGGAGCGCGTTCGGTGCGGTTGCGGCTCGTTCGGGTCTCGATGCGGTCGTGGCTGCCGATCTCGTGATCGAGTCGGTCCCGGAGGTCGTCGAGCTCAAGCGCGAGGTCCTCCACAGTGCATCGAAGATCGCGCGTCGCGATGCGATCTTCGCGACGAACACGTCCTCGATCCAGGTCGCCGATCTCGCTTCCAGCGTCCAGGATCCGAGTCGGTTCGGGGGGCTCCACTTCTTCAACCCCGTCTTGCCGAGCCAACTCATCGAAGTCGTCGTCGGTGGCGCGACTTCGGAGGCAACGACGGACGCCCTCGTCGCGGCCGCAAGGGGCTTCGGGAAGGAGCCCATCGTGGTCCGCGATCGGCCGGGTTTTGCGACCTCACGGCTCGGGGTCTTGCTCGGCCTCGAGGCTGCTCGGATGCTCGAGGAGGAGGTCGCGAGCGCCGAGGACATCGATCGAGGCATGCAGCTCGGCTACCGCCATCCCGTCGGTCCGCTCCGGCTCAGCGACCTCGTCGGCCTCGACGTGCGGCTGCAGATCGCGCGCTACCTTGCGGTCCACCTCGGTTCGCGCTTCGAGCCGCCGCAGATCCTCATCGACAAGGTGGCGCGCGGGGAGCTCGGGCGTAAGAGTGGTCGCGGGTTCTTCGAGTGGTAG
- a CDS encoding diiron oxygenase, whose protein sequence is MTDERQSMPPEIEQPNIFPLSWERHTAKLEEIWASSQREYWDPARLPWDTLQPERMSDEEREAIAYWFSLLSVFDASAPPVFATALIHAYEIHEEDPVRRAFFSITRDEQNHEIVCGEAISRLTPGGPLDYEPKTEIGRLAKRNVAWLYHNGARYWSGYQKAVPRYSMAVLFSSFLMGEVASSTLFHHMYTHTRIPVFREAFRAIGRDEGRHMAICLALMERDYPKIAPEDRAIVTKQIRAGYVFLSGVLFEPPHDFWDLPSDFIDNQRVIEEVARSGGLGIASYDEKRENWRQAMLNVKGVLDRYGIPFPAIPEVGITGEEVSDVEWDEIIPVF, encoded by the coding sequence ATGACCGACGAACGGCAGTCGATGCCGCCCGAGATCGAGCAGCCCAACATCTTCCCCTTGTCGTGGGAACGTCACACGGCCAAACTCGAGGAGATCTGGGCGTCGTCGCAGCGAGAGTACTGGGATCCTGCGCGTCTGCCCTGGGACACGCTCCAGCCCGAGCGCATGAGCGACGAGGAGCGCGAGGCGATCGCGTACTGGTTCTCGCTCCTGTCGGTCTTCGACGCCTCCGCACCACCCGTGTTCGCGACGGCGCTCATTCACGCCTACGAGATCCACGAGGAAGATCCGGTGCGGCGTGCGTTCTTCTCGATCACCCGTGACGAGCAGAACCATGAAATTGTCTGCGGTGAGGCCATCAGTCGGCTCACCCCAGGTGGTCCACTCGACTACGAGCCGAAGACCGAGATCGGGCGCCTGGCCAAGCGCAACGTGGCATGGCTCTATCACAACGGAGCGCGCTACTGGAGTGGGTACCAAAAGGCGGTACCGCGCTACTCGATGGCGGTGCTCTTCAGTTCGTTCCTGATGGGGGAGGTGGCCTCCTCGACGCTGTTCCACCACATGTACACGCACACGCGTATCCCAGTGTTCCGTGAGGCGTTCCGCGCCATCGGTCGTGACGAGGGTCGTCACATGGCGATCTGCCTCGCGCTCATGGAGCGCGACTACCCGAAGATCGCGCCCGAAGATCGCGCCATCGTGACGAAGCAGATCCGTGCCGGTTACGTGTTCCTCTCGGGGGTTTTGTTCGAACCGCCGCACGACTTCTGGGATCTTCCCTCCGACTTCATCGACAACCAACGGGTGATTGAGGAGGTTGCTCGCTCCGGTGGACTCGGCATCGCGAGCTACGATGAGAAGCGCGAGAACTGGCGGCAGGCGATGCTCAACGTCAAGGGCGTTCTCGATCGCTACGGGATTCCGTTCCCGGCGATCCCGGAGGTGGGCATCACGGGGGAAGAGGTGTCGGACGTCGAGTGGGACGAGATCATCCCGGTGTTCTAG
- a CDS encoding 2Fe-2S iron-sulfur cluster-binding protein: MATIRLYPSGREVPCPEGSTVLAALEAEGWALPNNCRAGTCGECKVKVRQGEFDQGFVLDMALSPAERAEGYGAMCMAKPLSDVLEIEWGTIDARPLLFPPRRDVPFTLVDAIERTPAITELVLRPDEEPLRYWPGQYVHLGNPPDAPRRAYSIANAPRADGELHFFVTRERFGRTSAWLLDRRPGDELRLDGPYGAFIGDPSIATPVVCLAAGSGLAPILALTDAALRRGFAHPVTLVLSARTEADVYPRGLLAHLERRYGNFHFVRTLTRDEGPPPRGRIPAILADLVGTLAGVAVFIAGPEAFVEDTRRACLALGADPSSLYREPYVPQDDLGSLSVLGPW; encoded by the coding sequence GTGGCCACCATCCGCCTCTACCCGTCGGGTCGTGAAGTGCCGTGCCCAGAGGGCTCGACAGTGCTCGCGGCCCTCGAGGCTGAGGGCTGGGCCCTCCCGAACAACTGCCGCGCCGGCACCTGCGGTGAGTGCAAGGTCAAGGTGCGCCAGGGCGAGTTCGACCAAGGTTTCGTCCTCGACATGGCGCTCTCCCCGGCCGAGCGAGCCGAGGGCTACGGCGCCATGTGCATGGCCAAGCCGCTGTCCGACGTGCTCGAGATCGAGTGGGGCACGATCGATGCACGTCCGCTCCTCTTCCCACCCCGGCGCGACGTTCCCTTCACGCTCGTCGACGCGATCGAGCGCACCCCCGCCATCACCGAACTCGTGCTGCGACCCGACGAGGAGCCGCTGCGTTACTGGCCGGGCCAGTACGTGCACCTCGGCAACCCCCCGGACGCGCCGCGGCGGGCCTACTCGATCGCCAACGCCCCGCGCGCGGACGGTGAGCTGCACTTCTTCGTCACGCGCGAACGCTTCGGCCGCACCAGCGCGTGGCTGCTCGACCGTCGGCCCGGCGACGAGCTCCGCCTCGATGGACCCTACGGCGCCTTCATCGGCGACCCGTCGATCGCCACGCCCGTGGTCTGCCTGGCGGCCGGCTCGGGACTCGCACCGATCCTCGCGCTCACCGACGCCGCGCTCCGTCGTGGGTTCGCCCATCCGGTCACGCTCGTGCTCTCCGCACGCACCGAGGCCGACGTGTACCCGCGTGGCCTGCTCGCACACCTCGAGCGGCGCTATGGGAACTTCCACTTCGTGCGCACCTTGACACGCGACGAGGGCCCACCACCTCGCGGCCGCATCCCTGCCATCTTGGCCGATCTCGTCGGCACGCTCGCCGGGGTCGCGGTCTTCATCGCCGGTCCGGAGGCCTTCGTCGAGGACACGCGCCGGGCATGTCTCGCGCTCGGCGCCGATCCGTCGTCGCTGTATCGAGAGCCCTACGTCCCCCAGGACGACCTCGGTTCCTTGTCGGTCCTTGGGCCGTGGTGA
- a CDS encoding proline dehydrogenase family protein, translating into MTVSQARIEAIGRELASVEGASGVFGMHGLAGRIMAQALDDPGFRANLFQLVDVFPALADADDVADHVRDYLAERAPMWMRTGQRLAERVPSGRWLLERITRENILQMARQFIVAEAPDGVVGGVGALAALGYSSTVDLLGEKVITAEESARYLDTIGEIHDHLVRARPVLEARGPLIGPTVSISVKPSALSPRWSPLAHDLVVDEVVSRLEPLLKRAQTEGSLVFLDMEHYDTYETTLAVFRRIIADPGLAELQIGIVLQAYLRRHLGELERLLAEIPSATHLRVWIRLVKGAYWDTEVSQAVTESVEPPVFVDKADTDRSYERSVAMLLDAADRVHPAFASHNLRSLAVVLAEAEARRLDPDRFEIQMLYGMAEPLATAVRRYGAAVRIYAPVGSLLPGMSYLVRRLLENTSNSSFVRHRFGDREGLDELLAPPRSRPATVVPPSVPPGYRHTPQTQFRHGDVRAAQRATLEALAAQIAASPRSVPARLGAERLLGTRLAGSRNPAHRDVVVAQWADHDPTIVEAAVATAERAARALGDLGLAGRAAICERAAAYLADHRREIVATEVLEAAKPWVEADNDVGEAIDFLHYYAQMARRLERADRLDSPPGERNRLHYRPRGVTAVIPPWNFPLAIPMGMTAAALVTGNPTILKPAEQTPLTASFIADAFEAAGLPPGALVFLPGRGETIGQALVEHPQVATIAFTGSKAVGLDIVARAATLRPGQRALKRVIAELGGKNAIIVDADADLDQAVPGVLQSAFGFAGQKCSAASRVVVHRRIRDAFVQRLIEAAAELPIGDPRSSATVVPPVIDDEAQARIRGVIADAADAATLAWQAPSTPSEGSYVPPTIFVDPDHRAPLWRDEIFGPVLVVDTADDLADAIDRANDTDYALTQGVYSRSPSSIRRVVDHARAGNVYVNRPITGAIPGRHPFGGFGHSGVGFKAGGPSYLLQFLDQQVVSENLIRQGFSPDIA; encoded by the coding sequence ATGACTGTCTCCCAGGCACGCATCGAGGCCATCGGTCGTGAGCTCGCCTCCGTCGAGGGTGCGAGCGGTGTGTTCGGCATGCACGGTCTCGCTGGCCGGATCATGGCCCAAGCCCTCGACGATCCTGGCTTTCGCGCCAACCTCTTCCAACTCGTCGACGTGTTTCCTGCCCTCGCCGACGCCGACGACGTCGCAGACCACGTCCGCGATTACCTCGCAGAGCGTGCACCGATGTGGATGCGCACCGGACAGCGCCTCGCCGAACGCGTCCCTTCGGGCCGCTGGCTGCTCGAGCGCATCACCCGCGAGAACATCCTCCAGATGGCGAGGCAGTTCATCGTGGCTGAAGCGCCCGACGGCGTCGTCGGCGGCGTGGGCGCGCTCGCCGCCCTCGGCTACTCCTCGACCGTGGATCTCCTCGGCGAGAAGGTGATCACCGCCGAGGAGTCGGCGCGCTACCTCGACACCATCGGCGAGATCCACGACCACCTCGTGCGCGCACGCCCCGTCCTCGAAGCCCGCGGACCGCTCATCGGGCCGACGGTCTCCATCTCGGTGAAGCCAAGTGCCCTCAGCCCTCGCTGGTCGCCGCTCGCCCACGATCTCGTCGTCGATGAGGTCGTGAGCCGCCTCGAACCGCTCCTCAAGCGCGCCCAGACCGAGGGTTCGCTGGTCTTTCTCGACATGGAGCACTACGACACCTACGAGACGACGCTCGCGGTCTTCCGGCGCATCATCGCCGACCCAGGGCTCGCCGAGCTGCAGATCGGGATCGTCCTCCAGGCCTATCTCCGCCGACACCTCGGCGAGCTCGAGCGACTGCTCGCCGAGATCCCGAGCGCCACGCACCTGCGCGTCTGGATCCGCCTCGTCAAGGGCGCCTACTGGGACACCGAGGTCTCCCAAGCCGTCACGGAGAGCGTCGAGCCGCCGGTCTTCGTCGACAAGGCCGACACCGATCGCAGCTACGAGCGCTCGGTGGCGATGTTGCTCGACGCCGCCGATCGCGTCCACCCTGCGTTCGCCTCGCACAACCTCCGCAGCCTCGCCGTCGTGCTCGCCGAGGCAGAGGCGCGCCGTCTCGACCCGGACCGCTTCGAGATCCAGATGCTCTACGGCATGGCCGAACCGCTCGCCACCGCGGTACGCCGCTACGGCGCAGCCGTGCGCATCTACGCTCCGGTCGGCTCGCTCCTGCCCGGGATGAGCTATCTCGTGCGTCGCCTCCTCGAGAACACCTCCAACTCCTCGTTCGTTCGCCATCGCTTCGGCGATCGAGAAGGCCTGGACGAGCTGCTCGCTCCGCCGCGCTCCCGTCCGGCCACCGTCGTGCCCCCGAGCGTGCCGCCTGGCTATCGTCACACCCCACAGACGCAGTTCCGTCACGGCGACGTCCGCGCCGCCCAACGAGCCACGCTCGAAGCGCTCGCCGCACAGATCGCGGCCTCGCCACGATCGGTCCCGGCTCGCCTCGGCGCAGAGCGGCTCCTCGGCACGCGCCTCGCGGGGAGTCGCAACCCCGCCCATCGGGACGTGGTCGTGGCGCAGTGGGCCGACCACGACCCCACCATCGTCGAGGCTGCGGTCGCAACCGCAGAGCGCGCGGCCCGGGCCCTCGGCGACCTCGGCCTCGCTGGGCGCGCCGCCATCTGCGAACGCGCCGCCGCCTACCTCGCCGACCATCGACGCGAGATCGTCGCCACCGAAGTCCTCGAAGCGGCCAAGCCGTGGGTCGAGGCCGACAACGACGTGGGCGAGGCGATCGACTTCTTGCACTACTACGCCCAGATGGCACGGCGCCTCGAGCGGGCCGACCGCCTCGACTCCCCGCCGGGCGAACGCAACCGCCTGCACTATCGTCCGCGCGGCGTCACCGCCGTCATCCCGCCGTGGAACTTTCCGCTCGCGATCCCGATGGGCATGACGGCCGCCGCCCTCGTGACGGGCAACCCGACGATCCTGAAGCCCGCCGAACAGACGCCTCTCACCGCCAGCTTCATCGCCGATGCCTTCGAGGCTGCAGGGCTGCCGCCCGGAGCGTTGGTCTTCCTCCCTGGCCGCGGCGAGACCATCGGCCAAGCCCTCGTCGAGCACCCCCAGGTGGCGACCATCGCCTTCACCGGCTCCAAGGCCGTCGGTCTCGACATCGTGGCGCGCGCCGCAACGCTGCGCCCCGGTCAGCGCGCGCTGAAGCGGGTCATCGCCGAGCTCGGCGGCAAGAACGCCATCATCGTCGATGCCGATGCGGATCTCGACCAAGCGGTTCCGGGCGTGCTCCAGAGCGCGTTCGGCTTCGCCGGCCAGAAGTGCTCGGCCGCCTCGCGGGTCGTGGTGCACCGACGCATCCGTGACGCATTCGTCCAGCGACTGATCGAGGCCGCCGCGGAGCTCCCCATCGGCGACCCGCGCTCCTCCGCGACCGTGGTGCCTCCCGTGATCGACGATGAGGCCCAAGCGCGCATCCGCGGCGTCATCGCCGACGCCGCGGATGCGGCGACGCTCGCGTGGCAGGCACCGTCGACCCCGAGCGAGGGCAGCTACGTGCCACCGACCATCTTCGTCGATCCCGACCACCGCGCGCCGCTCTGGAGGGACGAGATCTTCGGTCCCGTCCTCGTCGTCGACACCGCCGACGACCTCGCCGACGCCATCGACCGCGCGAACGATACCGACTACGCCCTCACGCAGGGTGTCTACTCCCGCTCGCCGAGCTCCATCCGGCGCGTCGTCGACCACGCTCGCGCCGGCAACGTCTACGTCAACCGCCCGATCACCGGCGCCATCCCGGGCCGCCATCCCTTCGGCGGCTTCGGACACTCGGGGGTCGGTTTCAAGGCCGGTGGTCCGAGCTATCTGCTCCAGTTCCTCGATCAGCAGGTGGTGTCGGAGAACCTGATCCGCCAGGGCTTCAGCCCCGACATCGCCTGA
- a CDS encoding MFS transporter, whose amino-acid sequence MATKTRQWSELLHNRDVAIIFIARLAMSTSRAIAGIAVPLYLVALGFSGLKLGVLYLAVALFAAILSQVIGLSTNRVGAKVWMIVVPAITVLAAVAYAESHTTWILFAFAAAGSFGRGAGAGAGMVGPYQPAESKLLIRAVTPTERNRAFSFVSIASTAGALVGTALAALLGHAHVVDSAATALFRPSMLVAAAFAAIAAIVALWIHEPATPVATDQPRPKLFTFPRRSAWLLWRLWATNTLNGLAVGMFGTFVTYWLHRRYGASQVTIGELYLVINIITLASGLVAPRIAARFGTVRATAILRVAQGLLLVPMALAPTLVIAGAIYLVRMFAQRIALPLRQSYALAMADPEEQSQVAALSNLPSQLAMAAAPTLTGYLFDEVSLSLPFVIGGLIQTLSALVFWAFFRNLHPPEERHAARTSSLPGMHDGPPMTSTAP is encoded by the coding sequence GTGGCCACGAAGACCCGTCAGTGGAGCGAGCTCCTCCACAACCGAGACGTGGCCATCATCTTCATCGCACGGCTCGCGATGAGCACGTCGCGCGCGATCGCCGGCATCGCCGTGCCGCTCTATCTCGTCGCACTCGGCTTCAGCGGCCTCAAACTCGGTGTTCTCTACCTCGCGGTCGCGCTGTTTGCGGCCATCCTCTCGCAAGTCATCGGCCTGTCCACCAATCGCGTCGGCGCCAAGGTCTGGATGATCGTCGTTCCCGCCATCACCGTGCTGGCCGCCGTGGCCTACGCCGAGAGCCACACGACCTGGATCTTGTTCGCCTTCGCCGCCGCAGGATCGTTCGGCCGGGGGGCGGGTGCCGGGGCCGGCATGGTCGGGCCCTACCAGCCGGCCGAATCCAAGCTCCTCATTCGCGCGGTGACGCCGACCGAGCGCAACCGCGCCTTCTCCTTCGTCTCCATCGCCTCCACCGCGGGCGCCCTCGTCGGCACCGCGCTGGCGGCGCTCCTCGGCCACGCGCACGTCGTCGACAGCGCCGCCACCGCTCTGTTTCGACCATCGATGCTGGTCGCAGCGGCCTTCGCCGCCATCGCGGCGATCGTCGCGCTCTGGATCCATGAACCCGCCACACCGGTCGCGACCGACCAGCCACGGCCCAAGCTCTTCACCTTCCCGCGTCGTTCCGCGTGGCTCCTCTGGCGGCTCTGGGCAACCAACACACTGAACGGCCTCGCCGTCGGGATGTTCGGAACCTTCGTGACCTACTGGCTCCATCGTCGCTACGGAGCGAGCCAAGTGACGATCGGCGAGCTCTACCTCGTCATCAACATCATCACGCTGGCCTCCGGACTCGTCGCCCCCAGGATCGCTGCCCGGTTCGGCACGGTACGCGCGACCGCGATCTTGCGTGTCGCCCAGGGACTCCTCCTCGTGCCGATGGCGCTCGCACCCACCCTGGTGATCGCGGGAGCCATCTACCTCGTCCGCATGTTCGCCCAGCGCATCGCCCTTCCGCTACGCCAGTCCTACGCGCTCGCCATGGCCGACCCCGAGGAGCAGAGCCAGGTCGCCGCGCTCTCGAATCTGCCGAGCCAGCTCGCGATGGCCGCCGCCCCGACACTGACGGGATACCTCTTCGACGAGGTCAGCCTGTCGCTGCCGTTCGTCATCGGCGGCCTCATCCAGACCCTGAGCGCACTCGTGTTCTGGGCGTTCTTCCGCAACCTCCATCCACCCGAAGAGCGCCATGCGGCGCGCACGAGCTCGCTCCCAGGGATGCACGATGGTCCTCCCATGACCTCCACAGCTCCGTGA
- a CDS encoding ABC transporter substrate-binding protein → MTRSKLTTPRLFAGVAAASALLAACGSATTASTTSAQTSSPACWATATTIQACGGMNALIKAARAEGHLNAIALPSNWANYGSIIAAFEKRYGITVNVANPEGSSGEELAALKTEKGTAKEPDVVDVGLSFALQGQQEHLFAPFKVPTWSEIPANQKAANGDWFEDYGGLIAVGYNAGAVPRPTSLASLTQPAYKGSVCLDGNPESAGAAFSGVFAAALANGGSYANIAPGIAYFQRLHQAGTFVPTGATAASIEAGQCRVTLDWTYLQAQYASQLAGKVTWKSFIPSNAHVAAYYVQAISANAPDPAAARLWETYLYSPAGQNGWLEGYAYPVELKAMIANGTVNRAALAKLPPLPSNLAFPTASELASAAKTVVAEWPTV, encoded by the coding sequence ATGACACGAAGCAAGCTCACGACGCCCCGGCTCTTCGCCGGCGTCGCTGCGGCCAGCGCCCTGCTCGCCGCCTGCGGAAGCGCGACGACCGCGTCGACCACCTCCGCCCAGACCTCATCGCCCGCCTGCTGGGCAACCGCGACCACGATTCAAGCGTGCGGCGGCATGAACGCCCTCATCAAGGCCGCCCGCGCCGAAGGGCACCTGAACGCGATCGCCCTGCCGTCGAACTGGGCCAACTACGGCTCGATCATCGCCGCCTTCGAGAAGCGCTACGGCATCACCGTGAACGTCGCCAATCCCGAAGGATCGAGCGGCGAGGAGCTCGCGGCGCTGAAGACGGAGAAGGGGACCGCGAAGGAGCCCGACGTCGTCGATGTCGGATTGTCGTTCGCCCTCCAGGGCCAACAGGAGCATCTCTTCGCACCCTTCAAGGTGCCCACCTGGTCCGAGATCCCGGCCAATCAGAAGGCAGCGAACGGCGACTGGTTCGAGGACTACGGCGGCCTGATCGCGGTTGGCTACAACGCAGGTGCCGTCCCTCGCCCGACCTCGCTCGCCTCGCTCACGCAGCCTGCCTACAAGGGCAGCGTCTGCCTCGACGGCAACCCTGAGAGCGCAGGCGCCGCCTTCTCGGGCGTCTTCGCTGCGGCCCTCGCGAACGGGGGCTCCTATGCCAACATCGCACCGGGCATCGCGTACTTCCAGCGTCTGCACCAAGCCGGCACCTTCGTGCCCACCGGCGCCACCGCCGCCAGCATCGAGGCCGGCCAGTGCCGCGTGACCCTCGACTGGACCTACCTCCAGGCGCAGTACGCCAGCCAGCTGGCCGGCAAGGTCACCTGGAAGTCGTTCATCCCCTCGAACGCCCACGTCGCTGCCTACTACGTGCAGGCGATCTCGGCCAACGCGCCCGATCCAGCGGCAGCGCGCCTGTGGGAGACCTACCTCTACTCTCCCGCTGGCCAGAACGGCTGGCTCGAGGGCTATGCCTACCCGGTCGAGCTCAAGGCCATGATCGCCAACGGCACGGTCAACCGCGCAGCGCTCGCCAAGCTGCCGCCGCTCCCCTCGAATCTTGCGTTCCCAACGGCGAGCGAACTCGCCTCGGCCGCAAAGACGGTGGTCGCCGAGTGGCCAACGGTCTAG
- a CDS encoding ABC transporter permease: protein MARLTPLVGLVPMIAYLAIFLVVPAAGVLEGAFTGAHGVSLAALKGATSGAFLHALVVSVELSATASVVAAVLGTAAAAAIVSLGSERLNRITASVAAVLANTGGVPLAFAFVATLGNFGVVTLALAHLGFDPYAHGFTLYSVTGLVIVYQYFLLPLMVLIMVPAIRGLRREWSEATWTLGGRPSHFWRHVAAPLLAPTVLAGLLVLFADAFAAYATAAALAGGVIPLIPLEIGNLIDGNVVANQANVGDALGLEMIVLVALVSVVYALAQRRQTRWAR from the coding sequence GTGGCCCGCCTGACACCGCTCGTCGGCCTCGTGCCGATGATCGCCTACCTGGCCATCTTCCTCGTCGTGCCCGCTGCCGGCGTGCTCGAAGGCGCCTTCACGGGCGCGCACGGCGTGAGCCTGGCGGCGCTCAAGGGGGCTACCAGCGGCGCCTTTCTCCACGCGCTCGTCGTGAGCGTCGAACTCTCCGCCACCGCGTCCGTGGTGGCCGCGGTCCTCGGCACCGCAGCCGCGGCGGCCATCGTCTCGCTCGGCTCCGAGCGCCTCAACCGCATCACCGCCTCCGTCGCTGCGGTCCTCGCCAACACCGGCGGGGTCCCGCTCGCGTTCGCGTTCGTGGCGACCCTCGGGAACTTCGGGGTCGTCACGCTGGCGCTCGCCCACCTCGGCTTCGACCCGTACGCGCATGGCTTCACGCTCTACTCGGTGACGGGGCTCGTGATCGTCTATCAGTACTTCCTCCTCCCCCTCATGGTGCTGATCATGGTCCCCGCCATTCGAGGGTTGCGGCGTGAGTGGTCGGAGGCCACCTGGACCCTCGGCGGACGTCCGTCCCACTTCTGGCGCCACGTCGCGGCCCCGCTGCTGGCCCCGACCGTCCTCGCCGGCCTCCTCGTCCTCTTTGCCGACGCGTTCGCGGCCTACGCCACCGCCGCCGCCCTCGCAGGCGGCGTCATCCCGCTCATCCCGCTCGAGATCGGCAACCTCATCGACGGGAACGTCGTCGCGAACCAGGCCAACGTCGGTGACGCCCTCGGCCTCGAGATGATCGTGCTCGTCGCGCTGGTCTCGGTGGTCTACGCGCTCGCCCAACGTCGCCAAACCAGGTGGGCCCGGTGA